A portion of the Cellulophaga algicola DSM 14237 genome contains these proteins:
- the pta gene encoding phosphate acetyltransferase produces MSKAIYIATTEPNSGKSIVSLGLMQILLGKTAKVGYFRPIVDDFKNDQIDNHIHTVLSHFEVDMKPEEAYAYTRSKVLQLKNQDKDDEIISHIIHKFKAIEDRFDFVLVEGTDFSGEGAIIEWDINVLVAKNLGIPAVIITSGAGKTLEELVGNLYMGFDSFREKGVEVLLTVANKVQPENLELVVAALKKKLPEKVLIGAIPANPTLGNPTVKEIASQLDAKVLFGADYLNNQANGFSVGAMQLRNYLTHLKKDSLVITPGDRADIILGALQANISTNYPNLSGIVLTGGLIPEDSIIKLIEGLSDIIPIISVNQGTFAVTNKIGAIKPKIYADNTEKITTSIQEFEKHIPVNDLAERLITFKAEGITPRMFQYNLLKRAKSAKKHIVLPEGTDERILIAAKKLLEVEAVTLTLLGDKAQIAAKMEELALVFNPNEITIIDPKTSPNFLDYATTLYELRKHKNVNLAMAKDLMEDVSYFGTMMVHKGHADGMVSGAVHTTQHTILPALQFIKTKPGVSLVSSVFFMCLPNRVTIFGDCAINPNPTAEQLSEIAISSAATSAAFGIEPKVAMLSYSSGASGTGEDVDRVRKATALIRTKRPDLKVEGPIQYDAAVDSKVGKSKLPDSEVAGQASVFIFPDLNTGNNTYKAVQRETGALAIGPMLQGLNKPVNDLSRGCTVEDIFNTVIITAIQAEGL; encoded by the coding sequence ATGAGTAAAGCCATTTATATTGCTACCACTGAACCCAATAGTGGTAAATCGATTGTGTCATTAGGTCTAATGCAAATTTTATTAGGAAAAACAGCTAAAGTAGGCTATTTCCGCCCTATTGTTGATGATTTTAAAAATGATCAAATAGACAATCATATCCATACCGTATTATCTCATTTTGAAGTGGATATGAAACCTGAAGAGGCTTATGCCTATACTCGGAGTAAAGTTCTACAGTTAAAAAATCAAGACAAAGACGATGAAATCATTAGTCATATCATTCATAAATTTAAAGCGATTGAAGATCGTTTTGATTTTGTTCTGGTAGAAGGAACCGATTTCTCTGGAGAAGGTGCTATTATTGAATGGGATATAAACGTACTAGTAGCTAAAAATTTAGGGATTCCCGCTGTTATTATTACAAGCGGTGCTGGTAAAACATTAGAAGAATTAGTGGGCAATCTGTATATGGGATTTGATTCTTTTAGAGAAAAAGGCGTGGAAGTATTACTAACCGTAGCCAATAAAGTACAACCAGAAAATTTAGAATTAGTAGTTGCTGCCTTAAAGAAAAAATTACCAGAGAAAGTACTTATCGGTGCTATTCCTGCTAATCCTACTTTAGGGAATCCTACTGTAAAAGAAATAGCGAGTCAATTAGATGCCAAAGTATTATTTGGAGCAGACTATTTAAACAACCAAGCTAACGGCTTTAGCGTAGGAGCCATGCAACTCCGTAATTATTTAACCCATTTAAAAAAAGACAGTCTTGTTATTACCCCAGGAGATCGAGCAGATATTATTCTTGGTGCTTTACAAGCTAATATCTCTACCAATTACCCCAACTTATCAGGCATTGTACTTACAGGAGGGCTAATTCCTGAAGATTCTATTATAAAACTAATTGAAGGTCTTTCTGATATTATTCCGATAATTTCTGTGAATCAAGGAACCTTTGCTGTTACCAATAAAATTGGTGCTATAAAACCAAAAATATACGCGGATAATACTGAAAAAATAACAACATCTATTCAAGAATTTGAAAAACACATTCCTGTTAATGATCTTGCAGAACGTCTAATTACGTTTAAGGCTGAAGGTATTACGCCTAGAATGTTTCAATACAACTTGTTAAAAAGAGCTAAATCTGCCAAAAAACATATTGTATTACCAGAAGGTACTGACGAGCGAATTTTAATAGCAGCAAAGAAATTACTGGAAGTAGAAGCTGTAACGCTAACTCTTTTAGGTGATAAAGCGCAGATTGCGGCTAAAATGGAAGAGCTTGCTCTTGTTTTTAACCCTAATGAAATTACTATCATTGATCCAAAAACATCTCCTAACTTTTTAGACTACGCAACAACTTTGTATGAATTGCGGAAGCATAAAAATGTAAATCTAGCTATGGCAAAAGATCTTATGGAAGATGTGTCTTATTTTGGGACGATGATGGTGCATAAAGGCCATGCAGACGGGATGGTTTCGGGAGCAGTACATACAACGCAACATACCATACTACCTGCATTGCAATTTATAAAAACCAAGCCAGGTGTTTCTTTAGTTTCCTCCGTATTTTTTATGTGTTTGCCTAACCGGGTAACCATCTTCGGCGATTGCGCCATTAACCCTAACCCTACTGCCGAACAATTATCTGAAATTGCCATTTCTTCTGCGGCTACGAGTGCTGCCTTTGGAATAGAACCTAAAGTAGCCATGCTATCCTATTCTTCTGGTGCTTCTGGTACTGGTGAAGATGTAGATAGAGTACGAAAAGCTACGGCGCTAATTAGAACTAAACGACCTGATCTAAAAGTAGAAGGCCCTATTCAATATGATGCTGCGGTAGATAGTAAAGTAGGAAAAAGTAAACTTCCTGATTCTGAAGTTGCAGGGCAAGCCAGTGTATTTATTTTTCCTGATTTAAATACAGGAAACAACACCTATAAAGCCGTACAAAGAGAAACAGGCGCCTTAGCAATTGGTCCCATGTTACAAGGTTTAAATAAACCGGTAAACGATTTAAGTCGTGGCTGTACTGTTGAAGATATCTTTAATACCGTAATTATAACCGCGATTCAGGCAGAAGGACTATAA
- a CDS encoding pyridoxamine 5'-phosphate oxidase family protein, which translates to MSYFKTSKHIIFVEAISRLVKTTSITSNKMTDLSKSQSISILIQNYFGNLGVISQNIPYVIPITYYFDKEEGSIISYTADGLKLKAMRKNKHVSLAVQEITSVNNWQSVLVHGTFEELTGIDAKQKLHEFSEGVKKLIFEKENKEAEFISEFSNKSYSKGIPTVFRINITEITGKRKEI; encoded by the coding sequence ATGTCATATTTTAAGACCTCCAAGCATATTATTTTTGTTGAAGCAATCAGTAGACTCGTAAAAACAACATCAATTACATCCAATAAAATGACCGATTTAAGCAAAAGCCAGAGCATAAGCATCCTTATTCAAAATTATTTTGGTAACCTAGGCGTTATCTCTCAGAACATCCCGTACGTGATACCAATTACGTATTATTTTGATAAAGAAGAGGGTTCAATAATAAGCTATACTGCTGATGGTCTAAAGCTAAAAGCCATGCGCAAGAACAAGCATGTATCCTTAGCAGTACAAGAAATAACATCGGTAAACAATTGGCAATCTGTTTTAGTCCATGGCACTTTCGAAGAACTTACCGGTATTGATGCTAAGCAAAAACTACATGAGTTTAGTGAGGGGGTAAAAAAGTTGATTTTTGAGAAGGAAAATAAAGAAGCAGAGTTTATAAGCGAGTTTTCTAACAAATCTTATTCCAAAGGTATACCCACTGTATTCCGAATTAATATTACCGAAATTACAGGTAAGAGAAAAGAGATATAA
- a CDS encoding efflux RND transporter periplasmic adaptor subunit: MKIVSLVFILFLVSCGSKQEKTLPVVKKLTESVYASVTIEPDSLYEAHAVVNGILERNLIEEGAFVSKDTPLMHITNSSSELTAENALLSLQLSTSNYQGNSTVLKELNDDIKTAELTLRNDSINFKRQENLWNQNIGSKIEYDTRKLAYQRSVNQLKVLLNKFNRTKKELQTQAKLAQNTYKTSKINTDDYTITSKINGKVYALYKNAGENVTTMEPLASVGSATDFIIELLVDEVDIVKIEKGQKALISLDAYSSTVFEALVTKIYPQKDSRTQTFKVEALFINMPDKLYPGLSGEGNIVISEKNNALIIPKEYLVNGNTVLTEDGLVPVVIGLQNLNEAEVIKGIAADTEIIKPE, translated from the coding sequence ATGAAAATAGTATCTCTAGTTTTTATCTTATTTTTAGTTTCATGTGGAAGTAAACAAGAGAAAACACTTCCTGTAGTTAAAAAATTAACGGAGTCTGTGTATGCTTCTGTGACTATTGAACCAGATAGTTTGTATGAAGCACACGCTGTGGTTAATGGTATTCTTGAGCGTAATTTAATAGAAGAAGGGGCATTTGTTTCAAAAGATACTCCTCTAATGCATATCACAAACTCATCAAGTGAATTAACGGCAGAAAATGCCTTACTATCATTGCAGCTCTCTACAAGTAATTACCAAGGGAATTCAACTGTTTTAAAAGAGCTAAATGATGATATTAAAACAGCAGAATTAACCTTAAGAAATGATTCTATAAATTTTAAACGGCAAGAAAACTTATGGAATCAAAATATTGGCTCAAAAATAGAATATGATACTAGAAAACTAGCTTACCAGCGTTCTGTAAACCAACTAAAGGTCTTGTTGAATAAGTTTAATCGGACTAAAAAGGAATTACAGACACAAGCTAAGCTCGCACAAAACACGTATAAAACGTCTAAAATTAACACCGATGATTACACCATTACTAGTAAAATTAATGGAAAGGTATATGCGTTGTATAAAAATGCAGGTGAAAATGTGACCACGATGGAACCATTAGCATCCGTAGGTAGTGCCACGGATTTTATTATAGAATTGTTGGTGGATGAAGTAGATATTGTGAAAATTGAAAAAGGTCAGAAAGCTTTAATCAGCTTGGATGCGTATTCATCTACCGTATTTGAGGCTTTAGTTACTAAAATATATCCTCAGAAAGATTCGCGTACACAGACTTTTAAAGTAGAAGCTTTGTTTATAAACATGCCGGATAAGCTATACCCAGGGCTTTCAGGAGAAGGTAATATTGTGATTTCTGAAAAAAATAACGCGTTAATCATTCCTAAAGAATATCTAGTGAATGGCAATACTGTTTTAACGGAAGATGGTTTGGTGCCTGTCGTTATAGGATTACAGAATTTAAATGAGGCAGAAGTTATAAAAGGAATTGCTGCGGATACTGAAATTATAAAACCAGAATAA
- a CDS encoding ABC transporter permease, giving the protein MTNWPVILNIAKTHLLTKLKSTLTAALGVTFGIGAYITLVSFMTGLNTMLDDLILNQTPHVHLYNEVKPTEKQPVARFDEIQQSFQFIHSVKPKQNQKKIHNALPILQYLKEDKKVKGATPQARAQIFYISGAIELGGNLIGVDIMQEVKLSNIRDYIAQGTPEDLKNSDTGILLGAGLAKKMSLKIGDRVQVSTIKGDLFPLKIVGIYQSGLADVDNSQSFVNLKTVQRILGETQNYVTDINVKLNEINDAPEYSKKLASLFSITATSINEANAQFETGTTIRNLITYAVSITLLIVAGFGIYNILNMLIYEKMKDIAILKAIGFSGNDVQLIFMSQAMIIGLVGGLLGLLVGFGCAVLIDHAPFKTEALPTIDTFPVNFSVSYYIIGIVFALVSTFIAGYLPANKARKIDPVKIIRGT; this is encoded by the coding sequence ATGACGAATTGGCCTGTAATCCTTAACATCGCAAAAACTCATTTGCTGACGAAGTTAAAGTCTACGTTAACCGCAGCACTTGGGGTAACTTTTGGGATTGGAGCGTATATTACCTTGGTTAGTTTTATGACCGGTTTAAATACGATGCTTGATGATTTGATTTTAAATCAGACCCCTCATGTTCATTTGTACAATGAGGTTAAACCTACAGAGAAACAGCCCGTAGCACGCTTTGATGAAATACAGCAATCTTTTCAATTTATACATTCTGTAAAGCCCAAGCAAAATCAGAAAAAAATACATAATGCGTTGCCTATTTTACAGTACTTAAAAGAGGATAAAAAGGTAAAAGGGGCGACGCCTCAAGCTAGAGCTCAGATTTTTTATATTTCTGGTGCTATTGAATTAGGTGGTAATTTAATAGGCGTAGATATTATGCAGGAAGTTAAGCTTTCAAATATTAGAGACTATATAGCACAGGGCACTCCTGAAGATTTGAAAAACAGTGACACCGGTATTTTACTAGGAGCAGGCTTAGCTAAAAAAATGTCCTTGAAAATAGGAGATAGGGTACAGGTGAGTACCATAAAGGGCGACCTTTTTCCGCTTAAAATAGTAGGAATATACCAAAGTGGTTTAGCAGATGTAGATAACAGCCAAAGTTTTGTAAATTTAAAAACGGTACAGCGAATTTTAGGGGAAACTCAAAATTATGTTACAGATATTAATGTAAAATTAAATGAAATTAATGATGCACCAGAATACTCAAAAAAACTAGCCAGTTTATTCTCTATTACGGCAACAAGCATTAATGAAGCAAATGCACAATTTGAAACAGGAACAACTATTAGAAATCTTATTACCTATGCCGTATCCATTACCTTATTAATTGTAGCAGGATTCGGGATCTATAATATCCTAAATATGCTGATTTATGAGAAAATGAAAGATATAGCCATATTAAAAGCAATAGGGTTTTCGGGTAATGATGTGCAGCTTATTTTTATGAGTCAGGCAATGATTATTGGTTTGGTAGGTGGCCTCTTAGGCCTTTTAGTGGGTTTTGGATGCGCTGTACTTATAGATCATGCTCCTTTTAAAACAGAAGCCTTACCTACCATTGACACATTCCCCGTAAATTTTAGTGTAAGCTATTATATAATCGGAATTGTATTTGCATTAGTATCCACTTTTATTGCTGGGTATTTACCAGCAAATAAAGCCCGTAAAATTGATCCAGTAAAAATAATCAGAGGTACATAA
- a CDS encoding ABC transporter ATP-binding protein, giving the protein MDLVLESKNINKHFLKPKDFHVLKDISFRIEKGEFTSIMGKSGSGKSTLLYILSTMDTDYTGELYLNNELVTGKQHQELSRIRNKYVGFVFQFHYLLSEFTVLENVMLPAKKLGEKSHQEIEYLAMEKLKMLAIDKLALQRASRISGGEKQRVAIARALINNPVILMGDEPTGNLDSHNADNVFNIFKQLKEEEGLSLLIVTHDEDFANKTDRIIQMEDGRIIP; this is encoded by the coding sequence ATGGATTTAGTTCTAGAATCAAAAAATATAAATAAGCATTTTTTAAAGCCTAAAGATTTTCACGTTTTAAAAGACATCTCCTTCCGAATTGAAAAAGGAGAGTTTACTTCTATTATGGGAAAATCTGGATCAGGAAAGTCCACTTTGCTCTATATCTTATCTACCATGGATACAGACTATACAGGAGAATTGTATTTGAATAATGAATTGGTGACCGGTAAACAGCATCAAGAACTTTCTAGAATCAGAAATAAATATGTAGGTTTCGTCTTTCAGTTTCACTATCTACTTTCAGAATTTACAGTGTTAGAGAATGTGATGTTACCCGCAAAGAAACTAGGCGAAAAATCGCATCAAGAAATTGAGTATTTAGCGATGGAGAAATTAAAAATGTTAGCTATAGATAAGCTAGCTTTACAACGTGCTTCTAGAATTTCGGGAGGAGAAAAACAACGAGTAGCTATTGCTCGAGCTTTAATTAATAATCCTGTAATTTTAATGGGAGATGAACCCACAGGAAATTTAGATAGTCATAATGCAGATAATGTGTTCAATATTTTCAAGCAATTGAAAGAAGAAGAAGGACTATCTTTATTAATTGTAACTCATGATGAAGATTTTGCAAATAAAACGGATCGCATTATCCAAATGGAAGATGGTAGGATTATACCTTAG
- a CDS encoding chaperone modulator CbpM, whose amino-acid sequence METQLIQLNDFCSGHEIEVAFVTELYDYDIIELKIVNDSPFISLEELPKVEKMLRLHQDLNINIEGLDAVQQLLERTMAMQNEIRLLRQKLQRFDDF is encoded by the coding sequence ATGGAAACACAATTAATACAACTTAATGATTTTTGTAGTGGTCACGAAATAGAAGTAGCATTCGTTACTGAATTATATGACTATGACATCATCGAATTAAAAATCGTAAATGACAGTCCTTTTATTTCTTTGGAAGAGTTGCCCAAGGTAGAAAAAATGCTGCGCTTACATCAAGACCTCAATATTAACATTGAAGGTCTTGATGCCGTACAACAACTATTAGAACGCACTATGGCGATGCAAAACGAAATACGTCTATTAAGACAAAAACTTCAACGGTTTGACGATTTTTAG
- a CDS encoding DnaJ C-terminal domain-containing protein, whose translation MEFIDYYKVLGITKSASASDIKKAYRKMARKHHPDLNPDNVEAEKNFKKINEANEVLSDVEKRKKYDQYGKDWQHADEFERQKQSQNQRSRQNYGGSGGFSGGQSNEDFSDFFESMFGGGQQGNFRSSRQNTKFRGQDYNAEITLNLTETLTTHKQTLAVNNKNIRITIPAGIEDQQTIKITGHGGPGVNNGPAGDLFIKFTVKNNTEFTREGANLYKTIELPLTKAILGDEITIDTLSGKVKLKVKPETQNGTKIKLSGKGLPKYKKEDQFGDLYITYQIKIPTNLTKEQKELFEALAATNL comes from the coding sequence ATGGAATTCATAGATTATTATAAGGTTTTAGGCATTACTAAAAGTGCATCTGCTAGCGACATCAAAAAAGCATATCGCAAAATGGCACGGAAACATCATCCAGATTTAAATCCGGATAATGTAGAAGCAGAGAAAAATTTCAAAAAAATTAATGAGGCCAATGAAGTGCTTAGTGATGTAGAGAAGCGCAAAAAGTATGACCAATACGGAAAAGATTGGCAACATGCTGATGAATTTGAAAGACAAAAACAAAGTCAAAATCAGCGTAGCAGACAAAACTATGGTGGTTCTGGAGGTTTTTCTGGCGGACAATCTAATGAAGATTTCTCAGATTTCTTTGAAAGTATGTTTGGTGGGGGGCAACAAGGTAATTTTAGATCCTCAAGACAAAACACCAAGTTTAGAGGGCAAGATTATAATGCAGAAATTACCTTGAACTTAACAGAAACTCTAACCACGCATAAACAGACTTTAGCGGTAAACAATAAAAATATTCGGATTACAATTCCTGCAGGGATAGAAGACCAACAAACCATTAAAATTACAGGCCATGGCGGACCTGGGGTTAATAACGGTCCTGCCGGAGATTTATTCATAAAATTCACCGTAAAAAACAATACGGAGTTTACGCGTGAAGGTGCTAATCTTTACAAAACAATAGAACTGCCTTTGACCAAAGCTATTTTAGGAGATGAGATCACTATAGATACCTTATCAGGAAAAGTAAAATTGAAAGTAAAACCAGAAACACAAAACGGTACCAAAATAAAATTATCAGGAAAGGGACTCCCTAAATACAAAAAAGAAGATCAATTTGGAGATCTTTATATTACCTATCAAATTAAAATACCTACTAATTTAACAAAAGAACAAAAAGAATTATTTGAAGCATTAGCAGCCACAAACCTATAA
- a CDS encoding response regulator, with amino-acid sequence MKILAIDDQQLILMSLQKRLIELGYEVKTADSGVKGIELFKTFEPELVILDINMPGMTGLEVVKHIRIIEESKVPILVMSGNTDEKIIVNGFDLGIDDYMKKPVSLSEVAARVKRIIGTPNTTTSVCSKSEGQMLQQYCVGVVIPCYNEEERLSGEAFKSFVHNNLGYHLCFVNDGSTDSTLEVLEELRKGNENKISVYNCEKNGGKAEAVRQGMLHLAKDSQLDYIGYLDADLSTDFRDFDDLVKTMETSDFKIVSGSRMSRMGANITKESARKIISMTINLIIRSILKMPFNDTQCGAKIMDKELVELVFQKKFITRWLFDVEIFMRMRKHYGKDKVQTMICEQPLKRWIHADGSKLSMKDSIQIVGQLAKIAIHYK; translated from the coding sequence ATGAAAATCTTAGCTATTGATGACCAACAATTAATTCTTATGTCGCTACAAAAAAGACTAATAGAGTTAGGATACGAAGTAAAAACTGCAGATTCAGGTGTAAAAGGTATTGAACTTTTTAAAACATTTGAGCCAGAGTTAGTAATTCTTGATATAAATATGCCAGGAATGACTGGTCTTGAAGTTGTAAAACATATTCGAATAATTGAGGAATCAAAAGTTCCAATTTTGGTGATGTCGGGTAATACTGATGAAAAAATTATTGTAAATGGTTTTGATTTAGGCATCGATGATTACATGAAAAAGCCCGTGAGCTTAAGCGAAGTAGCGGCACGTGTAAAACGTATTATTGGGACCCCCAATACAACAACCAGTGTATGTAGTAAAAGTGAAGGACAAATGCTACAACAATATTGTGTTGGAGTGGTAATTCCTTGCTATAATGAAGAGGAGAGATTATCCGGTGAGGCCTTTAAGAGTTTTGTACATAATAACCTTGGGTATCATTTATGTTTTGTAAATGATGGTAGTACAGACAGTACGCTAGAAGTACTAGAAGAATTACGTAAGGGCAATGAAAATAAAATAAGTGTTTATAATTGTGAGAAGAATGGTGGTAAAGCAGAGGCAGTACGCCAAGGAATGCTACATTTAGCCAAAGATTCACAATTAGATTACATAGGCTATTTAGATGCCGATTTATCTACAGATTTTAGAGATTTTGATGACTTGGTAAAAACAATGGAAACATCAGATTTTAAAATTGTCAGCGGTTCTCGCATGAGTAGAATGGGTGCTAATATCACCAAAGAATCTGCACGGAAAATAATCAGTATGACTATAAATCTTATCATTAGATCTATTTTAAAAATGCCATTTAATGATACCCAATGTGGTGCCAAAATAATGGATAAAGAGTTGGTAGAATTAGTTTTTCAGAAAAAATTTATTACCCGTTGGTTATTTGATGTAGAGATTTTTATGCGTATGCGCAAGCATTATGGTAAAGATAAAGTACAAACTATGATTTGTGAGCAACCATTAAAAAGATGGATTCACGCCGATGGTTCTAAACTTTCTATGAAAGATTCTATACAAATTGTAGGGCAACTGGCTAAAATTGCCATACACTATAAATAA